From a region of the Arachis ipaensis cultivar K30076 chromosome B09, Araip1.1, whole genome shotgun sequence genome:
- the LOC110266858 gene encoding protein IWS1 homolog 1-like produces the protein MKKLSDEEINVNRKLAKELVDKWSRPIFNKSTWFEDMRNAEDDRIPFRRPTVKKPANKAAGMESRDGDLDLEFSQPRSGQSSSRQHASRPEATPLDFEIRPQSKIDPEEVRVRAKAATQDQQIMKV, from the exons ATGAAAAAGCTG TCCGACGAAGAAATCAATGTAAATAGAAAACTAGCTAAGGAACTGGTTGACAAATGG AGCCGACCCATATTTAATAAGAGTACATGGTTTGAGGACATGAGAAATGCTGAGGATGACAGGATTCCTTTCAGGAGGCCAACTGTTAAAAA GCCGGCAAATAAAGCAGCAGGGATGGAATCCAGAGATGGTGATCTTGATTTGGAATTTTCACA GCCTAGGTCTGGACAGTCTTCTTCAAGGCAACATGCATCAAGGCCAGAAGCAACACCTTTGGATTTTGAGATCCGTCCCCAGTCTAAAATTGATCCAGAAGAAGTTAGAGTGCGAGCAAAAGCTGCTACACAAGATCAGCAGATAATGAAGGTTTAA
- the LOC107615569 gene encoding protein IWS1 homolog 1-like, with translation MFLSKFNEEINVNRKLAKELVDKWSRPIFNKSTWFEDMRNAEDDRIPFRRPTVKKPANKAAGMESRDGDLDLEFSQPRSGQSSSRQHASRPEATPLDFEIRPQSKIDPEEVRARAKAATQDQQIMKV, from the exons ATGTTCTTATCAAAGTTCAACGAAGAAATCAATGTAAATAGAAAACTAGCTAAGGAACTGGTTGACAAATGG AGCCGACCCATATTTAATAAGAGTACATGGTTTGAGGACATGAGAAATGCTGAGGATGACAGGATTCCTTTCAGGAGGCCAACTGTTAAAAA GCCGGCAAATAAAGCAGCAGGGATGGAATCCAGAGATGGTGATCTTGATTTGGAATTTTCACA GCCTAGGTCTGGACAGTCTTCTTCAAGGCAACATGCATCAAGGCCAGAAGCAACACCTTTGGATTTTGAGATCCGTCCCCAGTCTAAAATTGATCCAGAAGAAGTTAGAGCGCGAGCAAAAGCTGCTACACAAGATCAGCAGATAATGAAGGTTTAA